One window from the genome of Carassius carassius chromosome 15, fCarCar2.1, whole genome shotgun sequence encodes:
- the nr2f5 gene encoding nuclear receptor subfamily 2 group F member 5, translating to MAMVVNQWQENISADPGSQLQMCSQEPGGTPGTPSGSTPGNDALSGDKIPNVDCMVCGDKSSGKHYGQFTCEGCKSFFKRSVRRNLSYTCRGNRDCPIDQHHRNQCQYCRLKKCLKVGMRREAVQRGRMSNSQTSPGQYLSNGSDPYNGQPYLSGFISLLLRAEPYPTSRYGAQCMQSNNLMGIENICELAARLLFSAVEWAKNIPFFPDLQLMDQVALLRMSWSELFVLNAAQCSMPLHVAPLLAAAGLHASPMSAERVVAFMDHIRVFQEQVEKLKALQVDTAEYSCLKSIVLFTSDAMGLSDVAHVESIQEKSQCALEEYVRNQYPNQPNRFGRLLLRLPSLRIVSSPVIEQLFFVRLVGKTPIETLLRDMLLSGSSYNWPYMPVQRDRPISLHYNENGP from the exons ATGGCAATGGTAGTAAATCAGTGGCAAGAGAACATTTCGGCTGATCCCGGCTCCCAGCTGCAAATGTGCAGTCAGGAGCCCGGCGGGACACCGGGAACTCCCTCAGGTTCAACCCCGGGCAACGACGCGCTCTCCGGGGACAAAATTCCCAACGTGGACTGCATGGTGTGTGGGGACAAGTCCAGCGGCAAACACTACGGCCAGTTTACCTGCGAGGGCTGCAAGAGCTTCTTCAAGCGCTCGGTCAGACGGAACCTGAGTTACACCTGCCGGGGGAACCGAGACTGTCCCATCGACCAGCACCATCGGAACCAGTGCCAGTACTGCCGGCTGAAGAAGTGCTTGAAGGTCGGAATGAGGAGAGAGG CTGTGCAAAGGGGTCGTATGTCCAACTCGCAGACCAGTCCAGGACAGTACCTGAGCAACGGGAGTGACCCATACAATGGGCAGCCGTATCTCTCAGGCTTCATCTCTCTGCTCCTACGGGCCGAGCCGTACCCCACGTCCCGATATGGAGCCCAGTGCATGCAGTCCAACAATCTAATGGGCATCGAGAATATCTGTGAATTGGCCGCCCGTTTGCTGTTCAGTGCCGTGGAGTGGGCAAAGAACATCCCTTTCTTTCCTGACCTACAGCTAATGGACCAG GTGGCGCTCCTGCGTATGTCGTGGAGTGAGCTGTTCGTTCtaaatgctgctcagtgctctatGCCACTGCATGTAGCGCCCCTGCTGGCTGCTGCCGGTCTACACGCCTCCCCCATGTCAGCCGAAAGAGTGGTGGCCTTCATGGACCACATACGTGTCTTCCAAGAGCAGGTGGAGAAACTGAAAGCCCTTCAGGTAGACACGGCCGAATACTCCTGTCTGAAGTCCATCGTACTCTTCACCTCTG ATGCTATGGGTCTGTCTGATGTGGCCCATGTGGAGAGTATCCAGGAAAAGTCCCAGTGCGCTCTTGAGGAGTATGTGCGGAACCAATACCCCAATCAACCCAACCGATTTGGCCGCCTTTTGTTACGATTGCCCTCCCTGCGCATCGTGTCTTCTCCTGTTATTGAACAGCTGTTCTTCGTGCGACTGGTAGGCAAAACACCCATTGAGACCCTACTGCGGGACATGCTGCTTTCCGGCTCCAGCTACAACTGGCCTTACATGCCCGTCCAGAGAGACCGGCCCATCTCACTCCATTACAATGAGAATGGGCCCTGA